In bacterium, a single window of DNA contains:
- a CDS encoding ABC transporter ATP-binding protein codes for MISITSLYKQYGDFEAVHDLSLEVPAGEVFGFLGPNGAGKTTTIKVLSGLLPPTSGAVAIAGFDIVRQPIEAKSVTGFIPDTPFIFDRLTGREFLRFVGRLYGMSAAAALDGAVEQLEFFELTSWGNHLVESYSHGMRKRLAMAAALLHAPKVLIVDEPMVGLDPKGARKVRKMFRDLAADGMTVFLTTHELATAEAVCDRIGIIHHGKLTALGSVSELADLVRAPGIHLEEVFLRLTIESEGEQIFTDIPG; via the coding sequence TTGATCTCCATCACCAGCCTTTACAAGCAGTACGGCGATTTCGAGGCGGTCCACGACCTGTCTCTTGAGGTTCCGGCCGGCGAGGTGTTCGGCTTCCTCGGTCCCAACGGTGCCGGGAAGACCACCACCATCAAGGTCCTTTCCGGCCTGCTGCCGCCAACTTCCGGCGCCGTGGCCATCGCGGGGTTTGATATCGTCCGTCAGCCCATCGAAGCCAAATCGGTGACCGGGTTCATCCCTGACACACCCTTCATCTTCGACCGGCTGACGGGCAGAGAGTTCCTGCGGTTCGTGGGAAGGCTCTACGGCATGAGCGCCGCCGCCGCCCTGGATGGGGCCGTCGAACAGCTGGAGTTTTTTGAACTCACCAGCTGGGGGAACCATCTGGTAGAGAGCTATTCCCACGGGATGAGGAAAAGGCTGGCCATGGCGGCGGCCCTGCTTCATGCCCCGAAGGTGCTCATCGTGGACGAGCCCATGGTGGGCCTGGACCCCAAGGGGGCCCGCAAGGTGAGAAAGATGTTCCGCGACCTCGCCGCCGATGGGATGACTGTTTTTCTGACCACCCACGAACTGGCCACCGCCGAGGCAGTATGCGACCGGATAGGGATCATCCACCACGGTAAACTCACGGCGCTCGGCAGCGTCAGCGAACTGGCTGACCTGGTTCGGGCCCCCGGGATCCACCTGGAAGAGGTGTTCCTCCGGCTCACCATCGAGAGCGAAGGAGAACAGATTTTCACCGACATTCCTGGATAA